From Sediminibacterium sp. TEGAF015, a single genomic window includes:
- a CDS encoding L,D-transpeptidase family protein, whose amino-acid sequence MKQCFVAILVLSVFTWNYALAQDAKGLTKKEQQVFNKREKSLIQQFREANLSWPVQQLYLRSFKQDGVLELWVKNSLGEPFVLFKTYNICALSGKLGPKRREGDKQVPEGIYYINEFNPNSDYHFSLGLNYPNQSDLVFADSKSPGGEIYIHGQCATVGCIPILNSPIEELYVLASIVRKQGQDIIPVHIFPIRFNNQQSAQAIQMLVGSNPDYMRFASQLKEIYDYFEQYKQLPIIGITQEGAYKILSR is encoded by the coding sequence ATGAAACAGTGCTTTGTTGCCATATTGGTTTTATCTGTTTTTACCTGGAATTATGCACTCGCACAGGATGCTAAAGGATTAACAAAAAAGGAACAACAGGTATTTAACAAAAGAGAGAAATCATTGATTCAACAGTTCCGGGAAGCCAATCTTAGCTGGCCCGTCCAACAACTTTACCTCCGTAGTTTCAAACAAGATGGCGTATTGGAATTGTGGGTAAAAAATAGTTTGGGCGAGCCATTTGTACTTTTCAAAACCTACAATATCTGTGCTTTATCCGGAAAATTAGGCCCCAAGCGTCGCGAAGGGGATAAGCAGGTGCCTGAAGGAATTTATTATATTAACGAGTTTAATCCCAATAGTGATTACCATTTTTCGCTGGGGCTTAATTACCCCAATCAAAGTGATTTGGTTTTTGCAGACAGTAAGTCGCCGGGGGGTGAAATTTATATTCATGGTCAGTGTGCAACTGTTGGGTGCATCCCCATTTTAAATAGTCCAATTGAAGAGTTATACGTGTTGGCAAGTATCGTAAGAAAGCAAGGACAGGACATTATACCAGTTCATATATTCCCTATTCGGTTCAATAATCAACAGTCTGCTCAGGCAATCCAGATGCTGGTTGGGTCTAACCCCGACTATATGCGATTTGCCAGTCAACTCAAGGAAATCTATGATTACTTTGAACAATACAAACAATTGCCCATCATAGGTATTACTCAGGAGGGTGCTTATAAAATACTTTCCAGATAA
- a CDS encoding ATP-binding response regulator: MKRAKLSFSNIILITACLVVVVSILFLNVINTRNIITLKNSIDTLSIENKNISIVRNTSDELIQLELVFTKYLQTRDTALSNLSENLVEKALHNLKILKMESDSGRAAQITQQLNKEWSLPKIIADFEKLSYQLKSNQLKNSEKHQTDSISNILSAYNQQFKKVLFKEDAFRENLNQTIFKNAVTGTSVIQKFFWISLLVILFIVGVLVYNIYKMVNYENEILEAREKAVKLAQLKSRFLSNMSHEIRSPLTAIMGFTEIIDKMEMDAEKKNFLHAIKTSSEHLLSTVNDVLDFSKLDAGKLKLELQPFLIKAAIEEVSFALSSTSAAKKGIRVNTIVNLPESLVVKGDLFRLKQILYNLLSNAIKFTEKGGVTIDAVIVSKTNEKAIIRIAIADTGIGIPNDQIKTVFEEFTQVSNNTVSKDSRRSIKGTGLGLSICKMLVELQGGTIGVESKLNQGSVFTFTLPFELATDKLDTEKAEKTMSTISPVLQGKKVLVIEDNDVNIMLLTMLLKKVGIHYDIAKDGEIGLQMFKDNTYDIILTDINVPKLTGDEIAIFVRQYHEDKKRNMPIIGLTATIVQDDLDDYLAAGINQILVKPFKQDELYTTLEKFLS, from the coding sequence ATGAAGCGAGCTAAGCTTTCCTTTTCAAATATCATTTTAATTACTGCTTGTTTAGTTGTAGTCGTATCCATTCTATTCTTAAATGTGATTAATACTAGAAATATTATCACGTTAAAAAATTCAATTGACACACTTAGTATTGAAAATAAGAACATTAGTATTGTAAGAAATACTAGTGATGAATTGATCCAATTAGAACTGGTATTCACAAAATATTTGCAAACAAGGGATACTGCATTAAGCAATCTTTCCGAGAATTTAGTAGAGAAGGCACTTCACAATCTAAAAATTTTGAAAATGGAAAGTGATAGTGGAAGAGCTGCTCAAATTACGCAGCAGTTGAATAAGGAATGGTCCTTGCCTAAAATAATAGCGGATTTTGAAAAATTATCTTATCAATTAAAATCCAACCAACTAAAAAATTCAGAGAAGCATCAAACCGATTCTATAAGCAATATTTTAAGTGCCTATAATCAACAATTTAAAAAAGTCTTGTTTAAAGAGGACGCTTTCCGAGAAAATTTAAACCAAACCATTTTCAAAAATGCAGTTACAGGAACCAGTGTAATACAAAAATTTTTCTGGATTTCTTTACTAGTCATTTTATTTATTGTGGGGGTATTAGTATACAATATTTACAAAATGGTTAATTACGAAAATGAAATACTAGAAGCCCGGGAAAAAGCAGTTAAGCTGGCACAATTAAAGAGTCGTTTTCTGAGTAATATGAGCCATGAAATTAGATCGCCCCTTACTGCCATTATGGGATTTACTGAAATCATTGATAAAATGGAGATGGATGCAGAAAAAAAGAATTTTCTACATGCGATTAAAACATCTTCAGAACATTTGTTATCGACTGTTAATGATGTGCTTGATTTTTCAAAATTGGATGCTGGGAAGCTGAAGTTGGAACTACAGCCGTTCTTAATTAAAGCAGCAATAGAAGAAGTAAGTTTTGCTTTATCCAGTACTAGCGCAGCAAAAAAAGGGATACGTGTTAATACCATTGTGAATTTGCCAGAAAGTCTGGTTGTAAAGGGAGATTTATTTCGACTTAAACAAATTTTATACAATCTGTTAAGCAATGCTATCAAATTTACAGAGAAAGGGGGAGTAACCATAGATGCAGTCATTGTTAGTAAAACCAATGAGAAAGCTATCATCAGAATTGCAATTGCTGATACGGGTATAGGAATTCCTAATGATCAAATTAAAACCGTTTTTGAAGAATTCACCCAAGTCTCTAATAATACGGTTTCAAAAGACAGTCGAAGGTCAATCAAAGGAACAGGTTTAGGTTTGTCCATTTGCAAAATGTTAGTTGAATTGCAGGGGGGGACAATTGGCGTTGAAAGTAAATTGAATCAGGGTTCAGTATTTACATTCACCTTGCCCTTTGAGTTGGCCACAGATAAACTTGACACAGAAAAAGCAGAAAAGACAATGAGTACAATCTCTCCTGTGCTACAGGGTAAAAAAGTGCTGGTAATTGAAGACAATGATGTCAACATTATGTTGTTGACCATGTTGTTGAAAAAAGTAGGAATCCATTACGATATTGCAAAAGATGGAGAAATTGGACTACAAATGTTTAAAGATAATACGTATGATATTATCCTAACCGATATCAATGTTCCTAAATTAACGGGCGATGAAATTGCTATTTTTGTTAGACAATATCATGAAGATAAAAAACGGAATATGCCAATCATTGGTTTAACAGCAACTATTGTACAGGATGATTTGGATGATTACCTGGCTGCAGGAATCAATCAGATACTGGTAAAACCGTTTAAACAAGATGAATTGTATACAACACTCGAAAAGTTCCTTTCCTAA
- a CDS encoding aspartate kinase: MKIFKFGGASVNSVERIKNLGSIIKSYNKEKLVIIISAMGKTTNGLEKVASAFFKGNREEALELFTAVKNQHLTTAKYLLVLQYNECIQQLNDFFTEVEWLLHDKPVRNFDYYYDQIVCTGELFSTCIISHYLKEEKINNQWLDVRDLLRTDNNFRDAGVQFEFSAPRISAAVNEYAGNITITQGFIGATDDNESTTLGREGSDYTAAIFANILNAAELTIWKDVEGVMNADPKTYQEAQLIKELNFNEVIEMAYYGAQVIHPKTIKPLQNKNIPLLVKCFLDPSLEGTIIHHKHIKNLPPIIVNKDHQVLMHLKTKDFSFIGEEPMSALYQIFGEIKVKPNLIQTGAISLQLCLDDHNEKIGLLAEKCSEMFDVQVEKSLRLITIRHYDEKIIQELLSSQFILLQQKTRETIQTICRM; encoded by the coding sequence ATGAAAATATTTAAATTCGGAGGTGCCAGCGTAAACAGTGTTGAGAGAATAAAAAATTTAGGCTCAATCATCAAGTCCTACAATAAGGAGAAACTGGTAATTATTATCTCAGCAATGGGAAAAACTACCAACGGACTTGAAAAAGTAGCTTCCGCGTTTTTCAAAGGGAACAGAGAAGAAGCCCTTGAGTTATTCACTGCAGTAAAAAACCAGCACCTGACTACTGCAAAGTATTTACTTGTATTACAATACAACGAATGTATTCAGCAACTGAATGATTTCTTTACTGAAGTAGAATGGTTGTTACACGATAAACCAGTCAGAAATTTTGACTACTATTATGATCAGATAGTTTGCACTGGAGAGCTTTTCAGCACCTGCATTATCAGCCACTATTTAAAAGAAGAAAAAATAAACAATCAATGGCTGGATGTAAGAGACCTGCTAAGAACTGATAATAACTTTAGAGACGCAGGTGTTCAGTTTGAATTTTCGGCACCCAGAATTAGTGCTGCGGTGAATGAATACGCCGGAAATATAACCATTACACAGGGATTTATTGGAGCAACAGATGACAATGAAAGTACCACATTGGGAAGAGAGGGAAGTGATTATACTGCTGCTATTTTTGCCAATATCCTGAATGCAGCCGAATTAACCATCTGGAAAGATGTGGAAGGTGTAATGAATGCAGATCCAAAAACGTATCAGGAAGCCCAGTTGATAAAAGAGTTAAACTTTAATGAAGTAATTGAAATGGCCTATTATGGCGCTCAAGTAATTCATCCCAAAACCATTAAACCACTTCAAAATAAAAATATTCCTTTACTTGTAAAGTGTTTTTTAGACCCATCACTTGAAGGAACCATTATTCATCACAAGCATATAAAAAACCTTCCTCCAATTATTGTAAATAAAGACCATCAAGTACTGATGCATTTGAAAACAAAAGATTTTTCATTTATTGGCGAAGAACCTATGAGCGCTCTTTATCAAATTTTCGGAGAAATAAAAGTTAAACCTAATCTCATTCAGACCGGAGCAATCAGCCTCCAATTATGTTTGGATGACCACAATGAAAAAATTGGATTACTGGCCGAAAAATGCAGTGAGATGTTTGATGTTCAGGTAGAAAAATCATTACGCCTTATTACGATCAGGCATTATGACGAGAAAATCATTCAGGAATTATTAAGCTCTCAGTTTATTCTACTTCAGCAAAAAACAAGAGAAACCATCCAAACAATTTGTAGGATGTAA
- the fbp gene encoding class 1 fructose-bisphosphatase: MTVNRTVLTLDEFTLQQLRQFPSATGELSRLLRDMALAAKRVNVEVNKAGLVDILGDAGSINVQGEDVKKLDIYANNQFMGVLKHGISCAGIGSEEMDDFVVFDDEVSNNSKYVVLFDPLDGSGNIDVNVSIGTIFGVYKRVSTLGKPCTKEDFLQPGKNQVAAGYVIYGSSTMFVYATRRGVNGFTLDPSIGEFTMSHPNITCPPSGKFYSVNHGNFFQYVEPVRKYIDGCQRKTKENGGPYTQRYIGSMVADVHRNLIKGGIFMYPGTTDKPQGKLRLLYEANPFAFILEVAGGVATDGTGRILDIVPTSLHQRTPLFIGSKLMMEELSAVMSQK, translated from the coding sequence ATGACAGTTAACAGAACCGTACTCACCCTTGATGAGTTTACGCTGCAACAATTAAGACAATTCCCGTCAGCTACGGGAGAGTTGAGCCGTTTGCTCAGAGATATGGCATTGGCAGCAAAAAGGGTAAATGTAGAAGTAAATAAAGCCGGCTTGGTAGATATACTTGGTGATGCTGGCAGTATTAATGTACAGGGGGAGGATGTAAAGAAGCTGGATATTTATGCCAATAATCAGTTCATGGGGGTATTGAAACATGGAATCAGCTGTGCTGGAATTGGTAGCGAAGAAATGGACGATTTTGTTGTATTTGACGATGAAGTAAGTAATAATAGTAAATATGTGGTACTGTTTGATCCACTAGATGGTAGTGGTAATATCGATGTAAATGTCTCCATCGGAACCATTTTTGGTGTGTATAAAAGGGTCAGCACACTGGGAAAACCCTGTACAAAGGAAGACTTTTTACAGCCCGGAAAAAATCAGGTTGCAGCTGGATATGTGATTTATGGATCCAGCACCATGTTTGTTTATGCAACGCGCAGGGGCGTCAATGGATTTACCCTTGACCCATCCATTGGTGAATTTACCATGAGTCATCCCAATATTACCTGTCCTCCTAGTGGTAAATTTTATTCTGTAAACCATGGCAACTTTTTTCAGTATGTAGAACCAGTTCGAAAATACATTGATGGTTGTCAGCGTAAAACAAAAGAAAATGGAGGTCCTTATACTCAGCGTTACATTGGTAGTATGGTTGCAGATGTTCACCGCAATTTAATCAAGGGAGGGATTTTTATGTATCCAGGTACAACCGATAAACCACAAGGCAAACTGAGGCTCTTATATGAAGCCAATCCATTTGCCTTTATTCTGGAAGTAGCTGGAGGTGTGGCAACAGATGGCACAGGAAGGATCCTAGATATTGTTCCCACTTCTTTGCATCAGAGAACACCTTTATTTATTGGAAGCAAATTGATGATGGAGGAACTTTCAGCTGTTATGTCTCAAAAATAG
- a CDS encoding ABC transporter ATP-binding protein: protein MANTIIRVKELHKKYGDFHAVKGISFEVMEGEIFGLLGPNGAGKSTTLEIIETLRTKTSGLVEVAGFNLDESPNEIKKIIGVQLQTAGYYPNLNLTELIALFSGLYNQKTDPLELLNLVNLTDKAKAKFKELSGGQKQRFAIATTLINHPRIIFLDEPTTGLDPQARRNLWELIQSIRAKGTTVIITTHYMDEAEVLCDRVAIIDSGKVIAMDTPDALIDNLVATGFERPKQVKNANLEDVFIHLTGHQLRAEN, encoded by the coding sequence ATGGCAAACACAATTATTCGGGTAAAAGAATTGCATAAGAAATACGGGGACTTTCATGCAGTGAAAGGGATCAGTTTTGAAGTGATGGAGGGGGAAATTTTTGGTTTACTTGGACCAAATGGCGCAGGTAAATCTACCACCCTGGAAATTATTGAAACACTTCGAACTAAAACCAGCGGTCTGGTGGAAGTTGCCGGATTCAATCTGGATGAATCTCCTAATGAAATCAAAAAAATAATAGGAGTGCAATTGCAAACTGCCGGTTACTATCCCAACCTTAATTTGACTGAGTTGATAGCTTTATTTTCCGGTTTATACAATCAAAAAACAGATCCGTTGGAACTGTTGAATCTGGTGAATTTAACCGATAAGGCAAAGGCCAAATTCAAAGAGCTTAGCGGAGGTCAAAAGCAGCGTTTTGCCATTGCTACTACTTTAATTAATCATCCCCGTATTATTTTTTTGGATGAACCTACTACCGGCCTGGATCCTCAGGCAAGAAGAAATTTATGGGAACTAATTCAATCTATCAGAGCAAAGGGTACTACCGTTATTATTACCACTCATTATATGGATGAAGCAGAAGTGCTATGTGATCGTGTGGCAATAATTGACTCCGGTAAAGTAATTGCAATGGACACCCCAGATGCATTAATTGATAATCTAGTAGCCACTGGTTTTGAAAGACCCAAGCAAGTAAAAAATGCCAACCTAGAAGACGTTTTTATACATCTTACAGGTCATCAGTTAAGAGCAGAAAATTAA
- a CDS encoding YfiT family bacillithiol transferase, translating to MNEAQYPIGQYQFKPYSDSVKSDWLADILFLPQEVENALLNLDEAQLHTPYRPGGWTLHQVVHHLADSHINAYTRFKLALTEDQPIIKPYDENKWNELSDIDIVPINTSITLLHALHARWHATLKNLSEQEWERTLYHPGSKKIMTLWNLLGMYAWHGKHHTAHILYLRNKNNW from the coding sequence ATGAATGAAGCACAATATCCCATAGGTCAATATCAGTTTAAGCCTTACAGTGATTCGGTAAAAAGCGACTGGTTGGCAGATATTCTTTTTTTACCACAAGAGGTAGAAAATGCATTACTAAATTTAGATGAAGCACAGTTACATACACCATACAGGCCCGGTGGCTGGACCTTGCATCAGGTTGTACATCACTTGGCAGATAGCCATATAAATGCGTACACCCGATTTAAATTGGCATTAACGGAAGACCAGCCTATTATAAAGCCTTATGATGAAAATAAATGGAATGAACTGTCGGATATAGATATTGTACCCATAAATACATCCATTACCTTATTGCATGCGCTACATGCAAGATGGCATGCTACACTTAAAAATTTGTCCGAGCAGGAATGGGAGCGGACTTTGTACCATCCCGGCAGCAAAAAAATTATGACGCTATGGAATTTGTTAGGTATGTATGCCTGGCATGGTAAGCACCATACTGCTCATATTCTTTATCTGCGAAATAAAAATAACTGGTAA
- a CDS encoding NUDIX hydrolase — MEKWELLHSEQLVKDKWADVRKNSYRKNDGSVIEPFYIYGFPDYATALAITKRGTVIVERIYRPGINEIILELPGGCVDATDTMLETAIERELLEETGYRFEHIEYLGKISPNPNTNTNVMHMFLATGGEEDPSAVRDTEEEVEVLELEWDQFIEDFKSQKFVQSMQTSTILYALMKLNKLIVY, encoded by the coding sequence ATGGAAAAATGGGAACTCTTGCATTCGGAACAGCTGGTAAAAGATAAGTGGGCAGATGTAAGAAAAAATAGTTACAGAAAAAATGATGGTTCTGTTATTGAACCTTTCTATATCTATGGATTTCCGGATTATGCAACTGCACTGGCAATTACCAAAAGAGGAACGGTGATTGTTGAAAGAATTTACCGGCCGGGAATTAATGAAATCATTCTGGAGTTGCCGGGAGGTTGTGTAGATGCTACTGATACGATGTTAGAAACAGCTATTGAAAGAGAATTGCTGGAGGAAACCGGATACCGGTTTGAGCACATTGAATACCTGGGAAAAATTTCTCCCAACCCCAATACCAATACCAATGTTATGCATATGTTTCTTGCAACCGGGGGCGAAGAAGACCCCAGTGCAGTAAGAGATACAGAAGAAGAAGTGGAAGTATTGGAACTAGAGTGGGACCAGTTCATTGAAGATTTTAAATCTCAGAAATTCGTTCAATCCATGCAAACTAGTACTATTCTTTATGCATTGATGAAATTGAATAAGTTAATTGTTTATTAG
- a CDS encoding NUDIX hydrolase: protein MDYNSRKWSILESKQGYQKKWLTVTEDRCLLPDGAIIDPYLSISVPDFCNIIMVTPKEEVILVRQYRHAAGIFSLELPGGMIEPGEDPALAAKREMEEETGFQSNDFQFLYKIHPNPPLESNLAYFYIAKNVLPTGKVALDPFEDIELVFLHREAFMQKLLHHEFQHGVQLSAMYAAALRLGWIKV, encoded by the coding sequence ATGGATTATAATAGCCGCAAATGGAGCATCCTGGAATCCAAACAGGGGTATCAGAAGAAATGGTTAACGGTAACAGAAGATCGTTGTTTATTACCAGATGGTGCAATTATTGATCCCTACTTAAGCATTTCGGTCCCTGATTTTTGTAATATCATTATGGTTACACCTAAAGAAGAAGTTATTCTGGTTCGTCAATACAGGCATGCAGCCGGTATCTTTTCTCTGGAACTCCCCGGAGGAATGATTGAGCCTGGCGAAGATCCAGCCCTTGCTGCAAAGCGGGAAATGGAAGAAGAGACGGGTTTCCAGTCAAACGACTTTCAATTCCTTTATAAAATACATCCCAACCCACCCTTGGAAAGCAATCTGGCTTATTTTTATATAGCTAAAAATGTACTGCCAACAGGCAAGGTTGCGCTGGATCCATTTGAAGATATTGAGCTGGTGTTTTTGCATCGGGAAGCATTTATGCAAAAACTACTTCACCATGAATTTCAACATGGGGTGCAGTTGAGTGCCATGTACGCTGCGGCTCTGCGTTTGGGATGGATTAAAGTTTAG